The following coding sequences lie in one Myxococcales bacterium genomic window:
- a CDS encoding rhodanese-like domain-containing protein, whose amino-acid sequence MRRLPLILLPLLVLATACANSSAIRDASPDELHAALGKPDTLVVDLREALSLGNDMRFLPGALQIPLTTLSQNLNQLPKERNIYLLAPDRAQAIKAANLLTQAGYAFVFRVEGGLDAYLAKYPLQ is encoded by the coding sequence ATGCGTCGTTTGCCGCTTATCCTGCTGCCGCTGCTGGTGTTGGCGACGGCCTGTGCGAACTCGTCGGCCATCCGCGACGCTTCGCCCGACGAGTTGCACGCCGCGCTCGGCAAACCCGACACGCTGGTCGTCGACCTGCGCGAGGCGCTTTCCCTGGGCAACGACATGCGCTTTCTGCCCGGCGCCCTGCAAATCCCGTTGACCACCTTGTCGCAAAATCTCAATCAGCTTCCGAAGGAGCGCAATATTTACCTCCTGGCGCCGGACCGCGCCCAGGCGATCAAGGCGGCCAATCTGTTGACCCAGGCCGGCTATGCGTTCGTCTTCCGGGTCGAGGGCGGGCTGGACGCCTACCTGGCGAAATACCCGCTGCAATGA